Proteins from a single region of Tachysurus vachellii isolate PV-2020 chromosome 15, HZAU_Pvac_v1, whole genome shotgun sequence:
- the gal3st2 gene encoding galactose-3-O-sulfotransferase 2 isoform X1, with translation MLPRLKRALRHNNASYRGSIPPWSACVRAVFCSHLRLIWHVLMFLTILCVVLQLLSAVLQSRNKTKPSDHKVINPLQNEQQDAQFIMENFNVNKAALRHFQWNGGKEEGLNKLTEPARSLTTTSGKILNPKLVIKVGIEHDPKSELVVEQEVLKQALLKKGFHEAPLSGQNHDAKQTSSFLASVQNGTCHPKNHVVFLKTHKTASSTILNILYRYGDTHNLTFALPVNMHSQLYYPNFFMSHFVEGIKSHRVTKFHIMCNHMRFRGPEVRKVMPLDTFYFSILRNPVSMMESLFTYYKSIPAFHKFKTLEDFLHDNGHSYSAAAPSNHYARNILTFDFGFNNSAPQNEVELDQQATAVIASVESEFHLILISEYFDESMVLLRHALCWTLEDVTSFRLNSRSNISRKSLSAEMTEQVKKWSSLDWRLYQHFNASFWRRIDTLIGRAKLQEEVELLRARRAVLEQTCLLGGKAVDPAHVHDLSLKPFQYGIAVIQGYNLRPDLDNNTRQLCQRLITPELQYTMALYKKQFPVLAAKMANKKTINTAKKNTHTEARKANVRELPKGSRDVKGEANLTKAKQKSIKTNEPQPTSKQ, from the exons ATGCTCCCGCGTCTGAAGCGCGCGCTCCGGCATAATAACGCGTCTTACCGGGGATCCATCCCGCCGTGGAGCGC gtgtgTACGGGCAGTGTTTTGCAGTCACCTGCGTTTAATATGGCATGTTTTGATGTTTCTGACCATCCTGTGTGTGGTGCTACAGTTACTGAGTGCAGTTCTTCAGTCTCG cAACAAGACCAAACCATCTGACCACAAGGTGATCAATCCTCTTCAAAATGAACAGCAAGATGCTCAGTTTATCATGGAGAACTTTAATGTAAACAAAGCAGCCTTACGCCATTTCCAGTGGAATGGTGGAAAAGAAGAGGGACTGAATAAGCTTACAGAACCTGCTCGAAGTCTCACTACCACATCTGGGAAGATCTTAAACCCAAAGCTAGTGATCAAAGTGGGTATAGAACATGACCCCAAAAGCGAATTGGTGGTTGAGCAGGAAGTCCTAAAACAGGCACTTTTGAAGAAAGGATTTCATGAAGCTCCACTATCTGGTCAGAATCATGACGCTAAACAAACGTCTAGCTTTTTAGCCAGTGTCCAAAATGGTACGTGTCACCCGAAGAACCATGTCGTCTTTCTGAAAACGCACAAGACGGCCAGCAGCACCATCCTCAACATCCTGTATCGCTATGGTGACACCCACAACCTGACATTTGCACTGCCGGTGAACATGCACAGCCAACTCTACTACCCAAACTTCTTCATGTCGCACTTCGTCGAGGGCATAAAGTCTCACAGAGTGACAAAGTTCCACATCATGTGCAACCACATGCGCTTCCGAGGGCCCGAG GTGAGAAAGGTCATGCCCTTGGACACATTTTACTTCTCCATCCTGCGCAATCCCGTGTCCATGATGGAGTCCCTGTTTACATACTACAAATCAATCCCAGCTTTCCACAAATTCAAGACCCTTGAGGACTTTCTACATGACAATGGTCATTCTTACAGCGCTGCTGCACCTAGTAATCATTACGCTCGTAACATCCTGACCTTCGACTTCGGCTTCAACAACTCTGCACCACAGAACGAAGTGGAACTGGACCAACAAGCCACAGCTGTGATTGCCTCTGTGGAGAGTGAATTCCACCTGATCCTCATTTCGGAGTACTTTGATGAGTCTATGGTGTTGCTTAGACACGCCCTCTGCTGGACATTGGAGGACGTGACGTCGTTCCGATTGAACAGCCGAAGCAATATATCGCGCAAATCCCTGAGTGCAGAAATGACAGAACAGGTGAAGAAGTGGAGTTCTTTGGACTGGAGACTGTACCAACACTTTAACGCTAGCTTCTGGAGGCGAATAGATACATTGATAGGTCGTGCTAAGCTCCAAGAGGAAGTGGAGCTTCTCAGAGCTAGAAGGGCAGTACTGGAGCAAACCTGCCTTTTAGGGGGCAAAGCTGTGGATCCAGCTCACGTACATGATTTGTCATTGAAGCCATTTCAGTATGGCATAGCAGTTATCCAGGGATATAACCTCCGCCCAGACCTGGACAACAACACGCGCCAACTTTGTCAGAGGCTCATCACTCCCGAGCTGCAGTACACCATGGCTTTGTACAAAAAACAGTTCCCTGTTCTCGCTGCTAAAATGGCTAATAAAAAGACCATAAATACGgcgaaaaaaaacacacatactgagGCACGAAAAGCTAACGTGCGTGAATTACCTAAAGGCAGTAGGGATGTTAAAGGTGAAGCAAACTTaactaaagcaaaacaaaaatccatAAAGACAAACGAACCCCAACCTACCAGTAAACAGTGA
- the gal3st2 gene encoding galactose-3-O-sulfotransferase 2 isoform X2, which translates to MLCVRAVFCSHLRLIWHVLMFLTILCVVLQLLSAVLQSRNKTKPSDHKVINPLQNEQQDAQFIMENFNVNKAALRHFQWNGGKEEGLNKLTEPARSLTTTSGKILNPKLVIKVGIEHDPKSELVVEQEVLKQALLKKGFHEAPLSGQNHDAKQTSSFLASVQNGTCHPKNHVVFLKTHKTASSTILNILYRYGDTHNLTFALPVNMHSQLYYPNFFMSHFVEGIKSHRVTKFHIMCNHMRFRGPEVRKVMPLDTFYFSILRNPVSMMESLFTYYKSIPAFHKFKTLEDFLHDNGHSYSAAAPSNHYARNILTFDFGFNNSAPQNEVELDQQATAVIASVESEFHLILISEYFDESMVLLRHALCWTLEDVTSFRLNSRSNISRKSLSAEMTEQVKKWSSLDWRLYQHFNASFWRRIDTLIGRAKLQEEVELLRARRAVLEQTCLLGGKAVDPAHVHDLSLKPFQYGIAVIQGYNLRPDLDNNTRQLCQRLITPELQYTMALYKKQFPVLAAKMANKKTINTAKKNTHTEARKANVRELPKGSRDVKGEANLTKAKQKSIKTNEPQPTSKQ; encoded by the exons atgct gtgtgTACGGGCAGTGTTTTGCAGTCACCTGCGTTTAATATGGCATGTTTTGATGTTTCTGACCATCCTGTGTGTGGTGCTACAGTTACTGAGTGCAGTTCTTCAGTCTCG cAACAAGACCAAACCATCTGACCACAAGGTGATCAATCCTCTTCAAAATGAACAGCAAGATGCTCAGTTTATCATGGAGAACTTTAATGTAAACAAAGCAGCCTTACGCCATTTCCAGTGGAATGGTGGAAAAGAAGAGGGACTGAATAAGCTTACAGAACCTGCTCGAAGTCTCACTACCACATCTGGGAAGATCTTAAACCCAAAGCTAGTGATCAAAGTGGGTATAGAACATGACCCCAAAAGCGAATTGGTGGTTGAGCAGGAAGTCCTAAAACAGGCACTTTTGAAGAAAGGATTTCATGAAGCTCCACTATCTGGTCAGAATCATGACGCTAAACAAACGTCTAGCTTTTTAGCCAGTGTCCAAAATGGTACGTGTCACCCGAAGAACCATGTCGTCTTTCTGAAAACGCACAAGACGGCCAGCAGCACCATCCTCAACATCCTGTATCGCTATGGTGACACCCACAACCTGACATTTGCACTGCCGGTGAACATGCACAGCCAACTCTACTACCCAAACTTCTTCATGTCGCACTTCGTCGAGGGCATAAAGTCTCACAGAGTGACAAAGTTCCACATCATGTGCAACCACATGCGCTTCCGAGGGCCCGAG GTGAGAAAGGTCATGCCCTTGGACACATTTTACTTCTCCATCCTGCGCAATCCCGTGTCCATGATGGAGTCCCTGTTTACATACTACAAATCAATCCCAGCTTTCCACAAATTCAAGACCCTTGAGGACTTTCTACATGACAATGGTCATTCTTACAGCGCTGCTGCACCTAGTAATCATTACGCTCGTAACATCCTGACCTTCGACTTCGGCTTCAACAACTCTGCACCACAGAACGAAGTGGAACTGGACCAACAAGCCACAGCTGTGATTGCCTCTGTGGAGAGTGAATTCCACCTGATCCTCATTTCGGAGTACTTTGATGAGTCTATGGTGTTGCTTAGACACGCCCTCTGCTGGACATTGGAGGACGTGACGTCGTTCCGATTGAACAGCCGAAGCAATATATCGCGCAAATCCCTGAGTGCAGAAATGACAGAACAGGTGAAGAAGTGGAGTTCTTTGGACTGGAGACTGTACCAACACTTTAACGCTAGCTTCTGGAGGCGAATAGATACATTGATAGGTCGTGCTAAGCTCCAAGAGGAAGTGGAGCTTCTCAGAGCTAGAAGGGCAGTACTGGAGCAAACCTGCCTTTTAGGGGGCAAAGCTGTGGATCCAGCTCACGTACATGATTTGTCATTGAAGCCATTTCAGTATGGCATAGCAGTTATCCAGGGATATAACCTCCGCCCAGACCTGGACAACAACACGCGCCAACTTTGTCAGAGGCTCATCACTCCCGAGCTGCAGTACACCATGGCTTTGTACAAAAAACAGTTCCCTGTTCTCGCTGCTAAAATGGCTAATAAAAAGACCATAAATACGgcgaaaaaaaacacacatactgagGCACGAAAAGCTAACGTGCGTGAATTACCTAAAGGCAGTAGGGATGTTAAAGGTGAAGCAAACTTaactaaagcaaaacaaaaatccatAAAGACAAACGAACCCCAACCTACCAGTAAACAGTGA